The genomic stretch TCCCAGGTTTCTCTGTCGCATTTACAACAAAGAGGACCGCATCTACGTCCTTTAATGTACGAATTGCTGATTTCAACATAAAATCTCCAAGGCGATGCTTCGGTTTATGCATGCCTGGTGTATCGATAAAAATCATTTGTGAATCATCCGTTGTTCGTACACCGCGGATGTTGTTTCTAGTTGTTTGCGGTTTATCGCTCATAATCGCGATTTTCTGGCCAACAAGTTGATTTAACATGGTGGATTTTCCTACATTCGGTCGGCCGACAATTGAGATGAAACCTGAGCGATGTGTCACTCCATGTCCTCTTTGCTAAACGAACCTGGCAGCAATTCGCCAACCGTCGTTTCTTTACAGTCGCCTTCAAGATTAAAAAGGTACACGGGCATTGATGGCTCACAAAACTCTGCCATCACTTGACGACAGGCTCCACAAGGGGGTACTGGCTGCTTCGATGCGGCAACAACACCAAGCATAGAAAAAGCTGTGTGTTTTTCCACGCGCGCGGTGAAAAATGCCGTCCGTTCCGCACAATTCGTTAGTCCATACGAAGCGTTCTCAATGTTTGCCCCAAGTACAACCTCTCCATCTGTTGTGACGAGTGCAGCACCGA from Aureibacillus halotolerans encodes the following:
- a CDS encoding cytidine deaminase; protein product: MNKQQLFQQALEAREQAYTPYSKFNVGAALVTTDGEVVLGANIENASYGLTNCAERTAFFTARVEKHTAFSMLGVVAASKQPVPPCGACRQVMAEFCEPSMPVYLFNLEGDCKETTVGELLPGSFSKEDME